Within Williamwhitmania taraxaci, the genomic segment GCAGCGTTGCAATGTTTATTGACCATGCAAAAATGCCTGAGATTATTGGTACTCTGGCTGGCGACGATACTATTCTTGTTATAAATCGAGATAATTATGCTCGTAAGGATATTCTTGCGGCACTTAGGCGTCTTTTCCCTGGGTTAAAGGAGCACTAGTCTCGTAGCTTAACGTTGACGGAAAATATTAACTCCATTTTGGATCGGGTGAGAGTTCCTGACTACGACATTAATCTCAATAAACACCCCGCAGAATGAGTCGTTAGTTGGGCTAGTCTGTCTAATTTTTGGTAAAATGCTACTCATCCTTTTTTACTTAATTGTTGGCTCGTTCAACTTCAGCTAAAACACCAACAATTTTTCGAACCGAACTATATAGTTCCAAGTTGTCCGTATTGAAAGTGTAATCTTATGCTCACATTGTTTTCCCCATAATCGTTTGGTGATTTATGGTGGTATTACCATTCGTAATATTTGGTTACGTCGTGATCTATGGCGATTTTACAACGAGGTTTCTTTTGTAATGGAAGTCACTACTCTTTTCTTTATTTTAAGTTATTTGACCTGTATGCTGTTTTAAATATTTTGTTTAATTTTATGCGGCAAAGTGTTAATTGTTACGGTCATCCTTTACCTAATATAAGTTTTCTATGAAAAAGATACTTCTTGTTGTTGGAATGTTTGCTTGTTGTTTCGGCCAATCAATAGCCCAAAAAGCACCCAAGGGCTTCTCTTACATTCCTATGGGAATGGCTTCTGTTAACGGTGCTTTGATTCAGGTTGATGGCTTCTATATGGGACAAACCGAGGTTACTAATGGCGAATACCGTGATTTTTTGCGGGAGATAAGCCTGTCTGGGGATAACTCGCTGTTGGATATCTGCAAGCCTGATAGTGCACAGTGGCTTACAGCGTTTACCTATAGCTATAATGCACCTTATGTGGATACCTACCACTGGCATCCAGCTTTTAAGGATTATCCAGCTGTAAATATTTCGAGCGAGGCAGCAGTTGCGTATTGCCGTTGGCGCACAGAGAAATGCGGAGAAGGTAATGTTGGTGGAAAAATGGTAAAGGGTGTTTATCGGTTACCAACTGAAGCTGAATGGGTAAGAGCTGCTAGGGGAGATCATCACCAGTGGGTTTATACATGGGGTGATCCTAAAGGTAAGCGTGATTACGATAAGTATTTGCGAAACAAGAAAGGTGAATTTGAATGCAATTTTCTTTCTAATAGTCTAGAGTTTAAGACTATGGACACTGTTAATATTGGCAAAAAAAAGCAGGCTAATTCTGTTCTCGACAACTACTTGGTTACGGGTAAGGTGAACTCATACCGTGCAAATCTGTATGGAATCTATTGTATGTGTGGCAACGTAGGGGAGATGGTGGGCAGTGGCGCGCTAACCAAGGGTGGTTCCTTCAGTTCGTCAGCTTATAGTGTTAAAATAGATACTCCAGCCGAACTTTTTTCGAAACCTTCACCATCCGTTGGCTTTCGAATGGTATTCATACCGAACTTATAGATTTATTACTAGTTAGTCTGTAAATTAAAAAAGGCGAGAAGTTATCTCGCCTTTTTTATTTAACTATAATGTATTCGCTATTGTTTTACCGTTTTTATTGTTGTTGCTATTCCATTCGCATCAACCACCTTCACTAAATAGTATCCGTTGGATAGTGCTGATGTATTTACCGTTTGAATGTTCTCTCCTGTTGCCGTCTGATAGACAATGATTTTTCCAGTGAGGTCGTAAATAGTGATGGATTTTAACGGACCCTGGCTACTAATGTTCAGGTTGTTGCTGAAAGGTGATGGGTAGCAATTAATACTTGAGGCGGTGATAACCTTTACATCTGTAGTCGATTTTGTGAAATTGAAAGTCACAACGTTGGTTAGGGTATTTTCAGTAATGTTGGTAAGAGCAATTCCAGAAAGGGCGCCATTGCTTGACTTTGCTGATGGGATCGTTTGGTCGCTGAAAGTATTCTTGTTTGAGGTGCCGGGAAAGGTGCATCCACCTGAACTTATATTGCCATATGAAGATACTGTTGTGCCTGGGTTAGTTGTTGCCGATGCACAAACAGGATACATTAATTGTGGGGCTTTAATGTTGATGTCGTTGTTGTTATAGTGCTTGGTGACATCCTTGTCTACATGGTAGATAAGTAGGCCATGTCCTGGAGTTTTCGCATCAAAGCCCAGTTGCTGCCTATTCTCCAATAAATAATACTCGTTGGTTGTTGTAGTAGGAATGCGGTAAAAGGCTTTATCATTTGTTATTGATGCTGGAATCTCTATCGAGGCACTGCTGCTGAGTTCGGTCGCTGTAGCCCACTTGTATATGTTTACCTTGGTAAATGCATTGTGGTGGGCTGGGGTGATACCATGGTTATTCCATGAACCGCCTGCCATTAAATCCCAATTTCCGGTACCGTAAAAATCTCCATCCGATTTTTCGTAGTCGGTATCGTAGTAGTCGGGTGCACCAAGAACATGGCCAAATTCATGGCATATAACTCCAATAGAAGTCATGGTAGATCCACTATTGCCACTAAGTTCTGCTGAGCAGGAGTAGTCTTTGATGGTTTTTCCATCGTATGTGGTAGCTGGTTTTGTTGTTGGAATTTGCCATGCATGGGCCCAAATTGCATCCGCTGGTGCACCGACTTCTTCACCGTACCCGGCATAAATCACATAAACCCCGTCCACGGTGTCATTATTGTCATTATCGTAATCGGCATAGTTAATACTGGGGTTGGCAAGGCTAACCGCCTCTACTACCAGCGTGTCAGCTTTTACATCCCCGTCGTCGGAATCATTTGCTCCGTAGAAGGCCATATCGTGGCTTGCGGTATATGGTCCGGCAACCGTTACTGTAAGGTTGAACTTATTGTAGGAGTTTTCAAGATAGTAGTCCTTTACGCTTCCGGTAGCTCCGTTGGCCGAATAGTTTACTTGGTTAAAGAGGTTGTTGAAATCTGCTTGTGTTTTCGTAAAGGCTTTATCTTTAAATCCCATTAGGATGCATATCAACTTTCGTTTGCCTGTTGTGGGAAATGCTCTTGTTGCTTCACTATTTTGTATCGAACGGATACTTTTAAGCATTTGCGTTTGCTCTTTTGAGTAGCGCAAACCCTTCGAAATTCCGGAGAGTAATTCAGCATCCTCGGTTGACCTGTTTTCGCTGTTCTTGGCAACCACTCCCGATGGTTTAAGCATGCCACGGTTATCGGTGGTGGCATATTCATAGTACCCCTTTGCATTCGACATTAGTGTGTAGCCGTCAGTGGTCATGGCCCACTTTGCATGCTCATCACCTTTAAGCGTGAGGGTTATTGTGGACCCATCGGGTTGAGTAAACTGGACGGGTTTTGGGTAGGCTGGACTGGCATCTGCCTGTCGGGTTGGAAATGCTACCGTAAATAGTAATGCTAAAATAAAGGAGATTCTCATGGTATATTGGTTGTTTTTTGGGGCGTAAAAGTAATAATATATGATTGAAAGATCGATTGTTTTTGTGGTTGAAACTTTATAAACGGAAATATCCAACATTAGTTCTATTCATTTGGTGTGATTTTATTGTTGAATTGTGGTATCGCTTCCACATAAACATACGAAAGGATTCTTTGCTTTTAGTTCTTCGTGGGCCATTAAATTAAGAGAGGTGCCTGATTCAGGCACCTCTCTTAATTGGACTTGTAAATAATGTTATCGCTTAATGATTTTTATCGTTTGGAATGAGTTGTCCATAGCTTCAATCCTTATCATATAGCTACCAGGAAACAATTCTGATAAATTCATGGTATGCAGTGATTTGCCAATATTGTTGTCCCTAATCAGTGTTTTTCCGAATAGGTCTACAATGATTAAATTGTTGATTGTTAGTGCGCTTTCAATCGTTATTGATGATGTGAATGGATTTGGGAAAACTTTTAGTTGATAATCCATTTCAGTAACCCCGTTTAGTAACGAGAATGTAGCCTTGGCAGCAGTGTTTGCAGTCATTGTAACATTCGCTGATGCGGTAGAAATGGTTGTTCCGTCGATTTCCCACTTGTCGAACTTCCATCCTTGGTCGGGGGTAGCGGTAAGTGACACCACAGTTCCTGCATCGTAGCTTTTGGCTCCCTCTGTTGGACTGACAGTTCCGTTTCCAATTTTTGAAATAGTAAGGGTGTATTGTAAGTTTGCGTTGATTTTTTTTCCGATAACCAGAATGTCGTCTATGCGGCTAGTCCCACTTGAGGCGACGTCTCCTGATCCAACCTGCAGGTTGCTTCTCATTATCCATCGAACGGTTACGGATGATTGATTTCCGGTTTCATCGGGTAATGCAAGTTCCGTCAATACGCCTGCAGTAAAATTTGCTGCCACTGTTATATTGCTCGATGGAACATCAATCCAAGTAGAGCCAGTGGTTTTGTATTGGAGTTTAAACTCTTTTGGACCTGTGGTGGAGCTTCGCTGTTTGGATGAGATTTTAATATTGTTATATCCCAATGTACTAAACTCGGTTTGCCAAGCTTTTGTATTGTTGCCGTTGTCCCAACCTGTATTCGAAATGGCAATGGTTCCTGTTCCTCCTGATCCACCAGCATAGCTGATCGTTCCGCTTGAGTTCGATGTGATTGTTTTGGTGGAATTTTGAGTTATGCCATCGTCGGACAATAGATTGCTATCTTCAAAATCCCAACTAACAACTACGGCAGGAGCATTCGGATCAACAACCGTTATGTAAGCTGATTTTGTTTCGGTAACACTTCCATTTACGGTCAAGGCTACTGTTTTCATTCCAGCAGTGGCATATGTAACGGTATGAGGTCCAGCAGTGGTTGCTGTTGCTGGGCTTGCTCCATCACCAAAATCCCATGCGTAGGCGGTGATCGTTCCGTTTGAAAGATTCGTAAAAATTGTGGCCTCTCCAATATTAACGGTTAGCAGATCTGCGTTGAAGTCTGGAATAAAATCGGCTGCTGTTGTTTCAGCTATTCTGATGTCGTCTACACACCAGTAGTAGCCATATGTTCCGGTATAGTTCCACTTAAATTTTACCGAAGGTTTGCCTGAAATAGCGGTAATTATTTTCTTGTAGTTTGCAGGGTTTGTTGTCGATGCAGTCCATTTGTCTAGTTCTACCCAAGTTGTACCATTGTCAATGCTATATGAAAGTTGGGCGCTTTCGCCTGTCTCGTAAAACCTAAAATAATGTCTAAACGAGAGGGTTATCGAGTTTGCTCCATTTAAGGTGATTGACGGGGTTACTAAATCAGCATTTTGAGAGTTGCCGCCACCAAAATCATCCGAGTTAAGATAGGCGTAGGTTCCACTTAGTCCTTCGGCAATGTTTCCAAATTGCCATATTTGTCCATTGCCTTGATGGTCGTCAATCGTCCAGCAACCAGGGAGTGTCGCATCTTCAAAATCTTCAAAAACAGGAAGAGCAATAGTGCCGCTGCACATGGTAGTTGCATTTTCAACTGTTCCTGGAGAGTAGGTCGGAGTTGCTGAAAGAGTCGACCAAGCTTTGTAGTAATAGGTTGTATTACTGTTTAATCCAGTATGCGAAAAACTCGTTGCATCACCCGCAACAATAATTGTTCCACCTCCAGGAATCGATTCTCCTTGGCTGTAGGTTGTGCCGTTATTTAATGTTCCGAAGGCTGGCGTTGGAGAGACGGCGATAACTACGTTTTTGTTCTCTGATTTTGTCCAAGCAAGGTCAATTTGAGAAGTAGCGATTGGGGTTGCTGTAAATCCATTCGGGTCTCCCGTTGCTGTTGTTGCCTGCCGTTCAACTCCAGGCGAATAGGTTGGTGTTGCTGATAGTTTTGTCCAGATTTTGTAATAGTAGGTTTTGTTATTGACTAGGCCTGTGTGCGGAAAGTTGCTTGCATCTCCGAAAACCAGAATCGTTCCACCACCCACTATTGCTTCTCCTTGGCTGTAGGTTGTGCCGTCAATTAGTGATCCAAAATTGGGAGTAAGGGAGAATGCAACAACTACGTCACGATTCTCTGATTTTGTCCAAGCAAGGTCAATTTGAGAAGTGCTCATTTGAGTCGCGGTGAACCCCGTTGGATTTCCTAAATATCCTCCGTTGAAATCGAATGTGATTATTCCTGTAGTCGTATTTTCGGAAATGTTCGTAATTGGTTTCCCTGTATTTGCACTTGCCCACGATTTCATTGATGGCATGGATGCGTCTGTATACTCCCGTTTGTTTGATGAGCCTGGGAATGGACAACTGGCAGAACTAATACTTCCATAGGATGCGGCCGTCGATCCTGGGTTTGAAGTGGCTGAAGCGCATACCGGATACATGTTTTGAGGTGCCTTGGCATTAATGTCGTTGTTGCTATAATGAGCCTCAACATCTTTGCTGACGTGGAATATTAAAAGTCCGTGACCAGGATTTGCCACATTAAAGCCTGTTTGCTGACGATTTTCCATAAGGAAATATTCGTTTGCAGTTGTAGTATTTATCCTATAAAATGCAGATGAGTTAGATTGCGATGAGGGCATAGTGATTGAGGCTCCTTCTTCTAGCGTAGTTGCATTAGCCCATCCATAAACCATTACTTTGGTGTAGGCATTGTGGTGTGCCGGAGTTATACCGTTATTGTTCCATGACCCTCCGGCCATTAAATCCCAATCCCCGGTTCCGTCAAACTGGCCTCCTGTGTCATAGTTGGTGTCGTAGTAGTCGGGTGCACCAAGTACATGGCCAAATTCGTGGCATATAACACCAATAGATGTCATCGTAGAGCCGGAGTTCGATTCCAACTCTGCCGAACACGAATAACTTGAAATTATTTTGCCATCAAGTGTTTTTGACGGAATTTCCCATGCATGGGCCCAAATTGCATTGGCAGATGCCCCGGCTTCTTCTCCGTAACCGGCATAAATCACGTAAACCCCATCGACATTACCATCGTTGTCGTTATCGAAATCGGCATAATTCACTGCTGCATCGGCTGCGGTTACTGCTTCTGTAACTAAGACATCTGGCTTCACGTCATTGTCGTTTGAATCATTTGCGCCGTAGTATGCCATGTTTTGGCTTGCAGTATATGGACCGGCCACGGTTACTGTAAGGTTGAATTTGTTGAAGGAGTTTTCAAGGTAGTAGTCCTTTACGCTTCCGGTAGCCCCGTTGGCCGAATAATTTACTTGGTTGAAGAGGTTGTTGAAATCGGCTTGGGTTTTCGTAAAAGCCTTGTCTTTAAATCCCATTAGGATGCAAATGAGTTTTCGGTTACCCGTTGTTGGAAATGCTCTTCTTGCTTCTTTTTGTCGAATAGACTGAATAGTTCTAAGCATTTGAACTTGTTCTTTTGAATAACGAAGTCCTTTTGACGTTTTGGAGAGCAATTTGATATCTTCGCTTTGTCGCTGTTCTTTGTCTTTTGCTTTAATCCCTGAAGGGATTATATTGCCACGGCTATCTGTTGTTGCGTATTCGTAATATCCCTTTGGATTGGACATTAAGGTATAGTCATCGGTTGTGCTTGCCCACTTCGTATGCTCATCACCTTTCAACGTGAGGGTGATTGTGCTCCCATCGGGTTGGATAAACCGAATCGGTTTCGGGTAGGCTGGGCTTGCAATGGTTGATTGCAGGACGCCGAAAGTCATTAGAAATAGTAATAAGGATAGTTTGTTCATAGGATAGGTTTTTTTGGGAAAGGCCAACAAGATAAAAAAAATATGATCAACAACGATTCGTGGAAAATATTATTTGCAGCTGACAATTTTCTGATACAAGGTTGATTGGGACCATTGTATTGCTCTGTTCTATTTGTAGTCGATATTTTTCCGGAAAGCATCTAAGTGCACCTCTGTTTTCTTGTTACCCTATGGCATCTAATGAAAAAGCCCAAGAAGATGAACTCTTCTTGGGCTTTCAACGGAAGTTTTTGTTTTACTTAAACGCTTTTTCGGGTAGTCCGTCGCCTGCAAGACCAAGTCGCTGGAAGTATTCTGGAACGGGTTTTCCATTGAGGGTATCCACATACATTTTGGCCAGCTGCATGCCCAGCATGAATCCCTGACCGCGTAAACCGAGGAAAAGTCCTTCGGCCGGATCGATATACATTCTTGGTTCCACATAGTATCCTGCCCAAATGGCTTGGAATCCTACGCTGGAAAGTTGAGGTATCCAGCTCGAGAACACTTCGGACGCTATTTCCAAGAACTCTTGGGTGTTTATCTTCAGGTTTTTCTCCGCCTGTTGTGGATCGGTGGCGGGCGAAGCGCAACCTATGATTTGGCCTGTCTCGGCCATCTGTTGGCCATAAACGGCAACAAACCCCTTGTATTTTCTGCGGTCGATAAGCATTCCAAGCGGATCGCCGTTGACACCCATCCAAGGAAGGCGGCGAGTAATAAATGCCTGGTGTTTTACGGAGTAAAGACCAAGCTCATGACCAAGCATGCTGGAGTATTTTTCTGCACCTGGACCCATGGCGTTTACAAAAACATCGGCATGGTATTCGATGTAACTTTTGTCGTGGTCGCGAACGAGCACAACATACCCGTTTCCATTTTTGTGTACACTGATGAGTTCGCAGTCCTCCTTGATTTCGCCACCCTTGGCAAGACCAATCTTGCGGATCAAATCAATTGTTTTGCCTGGCGTTGCTTGCCAACAATCGCTGGTGATTAGCGCAGATTGATAGGTGTTGAGGTTTTGGTTAAAGAAGGGGGATACCTCTTTTTTAAAGTCTTTTGGTTCAACCATGCGGGCATTGCTCCAGGCCCGTGACGCCTCAAGCGCTTTGTAGGTGGCTTCGTCGTGGGCAAACGTTACGTAGTTGGTGGGGCGATAGTCAATACTGCTAAGTTTTTCAAGATCCTTGAAAATCTCATGGCTTTTCGTGGCGATGTCCGCAATTTCGGGTAGTGAAAAAGCGGGACGGCCACCGGCAATATTTCGCCAAGAGGCACCACGTCCATAGTTCAGCAGCACGGGTTTCATTCCTGCTTCGGCCATATAGCGGAATAGGGCACTTCCACCAATTCCTCCGCCGGCAACAAGGCTCTTAACCTTTATTACGGTTGCCTTTTTACCATTAATTCCGGTAATGTAGGTTGGTGCAACATTTTTGGGATAGAGTTCGCCCATCTCCACCTGATTGCTTAGCGGTCCGCGGGGAGTGGCATCTCCCACAATTTGAATGCCCAATGGGATCAACGCCGTTTTTAACCGTTTGATACATCGTTTGCCTCGGCAGGCGCCCATGCCCAATCGGGTGGTGTGCTTTATTTCGTCGGCGGAGATAAACTTACGGTTACCAATGGTAGATAGAATTTCGTCGAACGAAACATCGTCGCAATGGCAGATGTATGTTTTTTCTTGAGCCTTAATTGTCGTCTTTGAGAGGGTTACCGGTTCGGGATAGTTCTCTTTTACAATAAATCCGCGAACGTTGGATAGCTCATTCCCATGTATTGTTGTGGATTTTACCCTAGCTATATTGGTCTTGTTTTTCTTTGTCAGAATTTTCTCAATAACGCCTTCACCCAACTTTTCGCCTTGGTTGTTCACCAGAAAAACTTCGGCACCTTCCTGAACTTCATATTCTATAGGGAGAAATAGCCACTCCTTGGCAATGTTGTATCCAAATATAGCTAAGCCCGGACATTGGTAAACGCACTCCATACACCCAATACACTTGTCGTAGTTGATGTTAGGCACAGTGCTGGTGGAACTTTTGGTAATAGCTCCATGAGGGCAGGCAAATTGGCACGGGTTGCAGGCAAATCCATAGAGACAGTCAATCTGAACGTACGGTTTTAACTTGCGATCTTCGGTTGGCTCAAACGGTTTTTCAATAACTCGAGTTGGATGCTGTTGGGAATCAATATACTCCTTTGCAGTGGTTAGATATTCATCATACTTGAATTTTGCACCCAATTCTTGTAGAATTTGGAACGCAACTTCCTTCCCTCTTAGAACTGCGCTGGTGCCTTCTCCAATGCGTATGGCATCGCCTGCACCGTAGCAGAATCGACCAAAAACTTCTTGGCCTTTTATCAGCAATTGATCATCGGGAACAAGTCCGGTACATATATTTATGGCATCGATGCCTTCAATTATTTGCTCCGTTCCTGGAATGGGTTTGAAGTTTACGCAATCGGCAATAACGGCCCCAATAATGCCGTCGCGATTTTCGTTTGGAAGTGCTTTCATAAGCAGCTTATTGAGCATAATTGGAATTCCGAGGCGCCTTACTCTGTTGGCTTGTACCGGGAATCCACCCTCATTGGGCATTGCCTCCAAAATGGCCTTCACGTTGGCACCTGCCTGCATAAGCTGGTAGGAGGTGAGGTATCCAATGTTACCGGCACCAACGGTGAGTATGTTTTTGCCGAGGAGTGTAAACTCCTGATTCATCATTTTTTGAACTACCGCGGCGGTATATACCCCGGGAACATCGTCGTTCTCGAACGGTGGCATAAAGGGAACCGCGCCTGAAGCTACCACAAGGTGGTCGGCTTCCACGTAATAAATTTCGCTAGTTTTTAGGTTCTTTACTGCAATTCGCTTGCCTTCAAGAATGTCCCATACTGTGCTGTCGAGGAAGATACCTTCGTGGCTATCGCCGGCGAGGGTTTTGGCAATTTCAAATCCCCGCATTCCGCCAAACTTCTTCACCTTTTCGAAGAAGAAGAATTGGTGTGTTTGCATGTTAAACTGTCCGCCTATTGTAGCATTGTTGTCAATCACAATGTTCTCAATGCTGTGTTGAAGCAGCAATTCGCGGCAAGCAAGTCCCGCAGGGCCGGCACCAATAATGGCAACGGTAGTTTTATAGATTTTTGTGGAGTGGTTCTTGTCAACAGGAATTGGCTCGGGGGTGTGGTTTTGAGGCACCTCTTTTACCTCTTTCACGCCATCGACAAGGGTAATACAAATGCGCTTAATTTGTCCGTCCACCAGCATTTCGCAGGCGCCACACTTGCCAATTCCGCATTCGAGACTGCGTTCACGATGTTCAACGCTATGACTATGTATTGGGAAACCTGCCTGGTGCAGAGCAGCGGCAATGGTAAACCCTTTCTCTCCTTTTACAGGTTTTCCTTCGAAGAGGAATTTCTGTTCGCCTCCTTTGGGTACCGTCAGTATTGGGTGACGTTCTATTTTCTTCATTTTATTGGTGTTTTGGGTTGTTTGAAGTAGACCCAAAAAATAGATAGGTTATGGAGTTTATCAAATGATTTTAATCAGTAAATCCGCTGATAGTTAGGGGTGTTTAAGCCTGTTTTTGGCCACGAGAAGGGTTGTATCTTAATCCGTAAATAGTGGTAAGCACGAAGTGAAAAATAAAACGCCGGCTAATTTAGCCGGCGTTCTTTTTCTTATCTGTTTTTTTATTTGTTGATTATAAAGGCGTTTGATGCATTTCCTTCGGGTGTTAATAATCGAAGGATGTAAGTTCCCGGTTTAAAGTTGTTCAATGGGATTTTCTCCATCAGTCGATCAACCGAGCCATACTTTTGGTGCCAAATAACCACGCCGGTTATATCCACTATCTCGATGGTTACATCCGTATTTGCCTTAAGCGTCGTTTCAACATTCAGCTCGTAGCTGGCAGGAACAGGGTAGTACCTCAACGAGGTGATAAACTCATTTTCCCCAATTGAGTTTATGTTGAGCACAACAATTGTATCTCGAACTGAACATCCATTGGTTAATGAAACTTGAACCCAGTATTTATCGGGTGTTGCTGCAAGAGTGCTTGCTGTGGTATTCCCATTACTCCACAGGTAACTATTTCCACCTGTTGCGGTAAGCAGGTATGGGAACGCGCTTACTTTAATCGTGTCTAGGCTAAACTTAAAGACCGGCATAAGTAACGCTTCTATTAGGAAGTCGGAAACTGGTCCCTGTGTCAAGGAGAAGTAGGTAAATGCCTTGAACGACTTGTTCCCTGCGGAACTTATAGTTGCCTTTTGCT encodes:
- a CDS encoding formylglycine-generating enzyme family protein; the protein is MKKILLVVGMFACCFGQSIAQKAPKGFSYIPMGMASVNGALIQVDGFYMGQTEVTNGEYRDFLREISLSGDNSLLDICKPDSAQWLTAFTYSYNAPYVDTYHWHPAFKDYPAVNISSEAAVAYCRWRTEKCGEGNVGGKMVKGVYRLPTEAEWVRAARGDHHQWVYTWGDPKGKRDYDKYLRNKKGEFECNFLSNSLEFKTMDTVNIGKKKQANSVLDNYLVTGKVNSYRANLYGIYCMCGNVGEMVGSGALTKGGSFSSSAYSVKIDTPAELFSKPSPSVGFRMVFIPNL
- a CDS encoding M6 family metalloprotease domain-containing protein, coding for MRISFILALLFTVAFPTRQADASPAYPKPVQFTQPDGSTITLTLKGDEHAKWAMTTDGYTLMSNAKGYYEYATTDNRGMLKPSGVVAKNSENRSTEDAELLSGISKGLRYSKEQTQMLKSIRSIQNSEATRAFPTTGKRKLICILMGFKDKAFTKTQADFNNLFNQVNYSANGATGSVKDYYLENSYNKFNLTVTVAGPYTASHDMAFYGANDSDDGDVKADTLVVEAVSLANPSINYADYDNDNNDTVDGVYVIYAGYGEEVGAPADAIWAHAWQIPTTKPATTYDGKTIKDYSCSAELSGNSGSTMTSIGVICHEFGHVLGAPDYYDTDYEKSDGDFYGTGNWDLMAGGSWNNHGITPAHHNAFTKVNIYKWATATELSSSASIEIPASITNDKAFYRIPTTTTNEYYLLENRQQLGFDAKTPGHGLLIYHVDKDVTKHYNNNDINIKAPQLMYPVCASATTNPGTTVSSYGNISSGGCTFPGTSNKNTFSDQTIPSAKSSNGALSGIALTNITENTLTNVVTFNFTKSTTDVKVITASSINCYPSPFSNNLNISSQGPLKSITIYDLTGKIIVYQTATGENIQTVNTSALSNGYYLVKVVDANGIATTIKTVKQ
- a CDS encoding M6 family metalloprotease domain-containing protein; its protein translation is MNKLSLLLFLMTFGVLQSTIASPAYPKPIRFIQPDGSTITLTLKGDEHTKWASTTDDYTLMSNPKGYYEYATTDSRGNIIPSGIKAKDKEQRQSEDIKLLSKTSKGLRYSKEQVQMLRTIQSIRQKEARRAFPTTGNRKLICILMGFKDKAFTKTQADFNNLFNQVNYSANGATGSVKDYYLENSFNKFNLTVTVAGPYTASQNMAYYGANDSNDNDVKPDVLVTEAVTAADAAVNYADFDNDNDGNVDGVYVIYAGYGEEAGASANAIWAHAWEIPSKTLDGKIISSYSCSAELESNSGSTMTSIGVICHEFGHVLGAPDYYDTNYDTGGQFDGTGDWDLMAGGSWNNNGITPAHHNAYTKVMVYGWANATTLEEGASITMPSSQSNSSAFYRINTTTANEYFLMENRQQTGFNVANPGHGLLIFHVSKDVEAHYSNNDINAKAPQNMYPVCASATSNPGSTAASYGSISSASCPFPGSSNKREYTDASMPSMKSWASANTGKPITNISENTTTGIITFDFNGGYLGNPTGFTATQMSTSQIDLAWTKSENRDVVVAFSLTPNFGSLIDGTTYSQGEAIVGGGTILVFGDASNFPHTGLVNNKTYYYKIWTKLSATPTYSPGVERQATTATGDPNGFTATPIATSQIDLAWTKSENKNVVIAVSPTPAFGTLNNGTTYSQGESIPGGGTIIVAGDATSFSHTGLNSNTTYYYKAWSTLSATPTYSPGTVENATTMCSGTIALPVFEDFEDATLPGCWTIDDHQGNGQIWQFGNIAEGLSGTYAYLNSDDFGGGNSQNADLVTPSITLNGANSITLSFRHYFRFYETGESAQLSYSIDNGTTWVELDKWTASTTNPANYKKIITAISGKPSVKFKWNYTGTYGYYWCVDDIRIAETTAADFIPDFNADLLTVNIGEATIFTNLSNGTITAYAWDFGDGASPATATTAGPHTVTYATAGMKTVALTVNGSVTETKSAYITVVDPNAPAVVVSWDFEDSNLLSDDGITQNSTKTITSNSSGTISYAGGSGGTGTIAISNTGWDNGNNTKAWQTEFSTLGYNNIKISSKQRSSTTGPKEFKLQYKTTGSTWIDVPSSNITVAANFTAGVLTELALPDETGNQSSVTVRWIMRSNLQVGSGDVASSGTSRIDDILVIGKKINANLQYTLTISKIGNGTVSPTEGAKSYDAGTVVSLTATPDQGWKFDKWEIDGTTISTASANVTMTANTAAKATFSLLNGVTEMDYQLKVFPNPFTSSITIESALTINNLIIVDLFGKTLIRDNNIGKSLHTMNLSELFPGSYMIRIEAMDNSFQTIKIIKR
- a CDS encoding FAD-dependent oxidoreductase, with amino-acid sequence MKKIERHPILTVPKGGEQKFLFEGKPVKGEKGFTIAAALHQAGFPIHSHSVEHRERSLECGIGKCGACEMLVDGQIKRICITLVDGVKEVKEVPQNHTPEPIPVDKNHSTKIYKTTVAIIGAGPAGLACRELLLQHSIENIVIDNNATIGGQFNMQTHQFFFFEKVKKFGGMRGFEIAKTLAGDSHEGIFLDSTVWDILEGKRIAVKNLKTSEIYYVEADHLVVASGAVPFMPPFENDDVPGVYTAAVVQKMMNQEFTLLGKNILTVGAGNIGYLTSYQLMQAGANVKAILEAMPNEGGFPVQANRVRRLGIPIMLNKLLMKALPNENRDGIIGAVIADCVNFKPIPGTEQIIEGIDAINICTGLVPDDQLLIKGQEVFGRFCYGAGDAIRIGEGTSAVLRGKEVAFQILQELGAKFKYDEYLTTAKEYIDSQQHPTRVIEKPFEPTEDRKLKPYVQIDCLYGFACNPCQFACPHGAITKSSTSTVPNINYDKCIGCMECVYQCPGLAIFGYNIAKEWLFLPIEYEVQEGAEVFLVNNQGEKLGEGVIEKILTKKNKTNIARVKSTTIHGNELSNVRGFIVKENYPEPVTLSKTTIKAQEKTYICHCDDVSFDEILSTIGNRKFISADEIKHTTRLGMGACRGKRCIKRLKTALIPLGIQIVGDATPRGPLSNQVEMGELYPKNVAPTYITGINGKKATVIKVKSLVAGGGIGGSALFRYMAEAGMKPVLLNYGRGASWRNIAGGRPAFSLPEIADIATKSHEIFKDLEKLSSIDYRPTNYVTFAHDEATYKALEASRAWSNARMVEPKDFKKEVSPFFNQNLNTYQSALITSDCWQATPGKTIDLIRKIGLAKGGEIKEDCELISVHKNGNGYVVLVRDHDKSYIEYHADVFVNAMGPGAEKYSSMLGHELGLYSVKHQAFITRRLPWMGVNGDPLGMLIDRRKYKGFVAVYGQQMAETGQIIGCASPATDPQQAEKNLKINTQEFLEIASEVFSSWIPQLSSVGFQAIWAGYYVEPRMYIDPAEGLFLGLRGQGFMLGMQLAKMYVDTLNGKPVPEYFQRLGLAGDGLPEKAFK